A window from Cryptomeria japonica chromosome 1, Sugi_1.0, whole genome shotgun sequence encodes these proteins:
- the LOC131078176 gene encoding (R,S)-reticuline 7-O-methyltransferase-like yields the protein MKAGNMNGPTAHKPCNNGEIYDAMFESEEEELAGQAEAWKYTFAFVESLAVKSVVLLGFPDIIARHGPKATLSLSQIAAELPSEKPDVSCLFRILRFVVAKNFFSAETNGGANEVRYGLTPASKWMAKGGASAPLLSMAPGLLMQNDVTSLTPWHHFNECVLNGGVAFEKVHGLHIFDYGAAHPEYSNLFNQAMACNANMVIKAILSKYREIGRLSY from the coding sequence ATGAAAGCTGGAAATATGAATGGTCCAACAGCTCATAAGCCCTGCAACAATGGAGAAATCTATGATGCCATGTTCGAGAGCGAAGAAGAAGAACTCGCCGGACAAGCAGAGGCATGGAAATACACATTTGCGTTTGTGGAGTCTTTGGCAGTAAAGTCCGTCGTTTTGCTCGGATTCCCCGACATCATTGCGCGCCACGGTCCCAAAGCAACGCTTTCCCTCTCGCAAATCGCAGCGGAGCTGCCCAGTGAAAAGCCCGACGTCAGTTGCCTGTTCAGAATCCTGCGCTTCGTCGTTGCCAAGAATTTTTTTAGCGCTGAAACGAACGGAGGCGCGAATGAAGTGAGATACGGCCTAACGCCCGCTTCCAAATGGATGGCAAAAGGCGGCGCGTCGGCGCCGTTGCTCTCCATGGCTCCGGGGCTGCTTATGCAGAACGACGTGACCAGCTTGACGCCTTGGCACCATTTTAACGAGTGCGTCCTCAACGGTGGCGTAGCCTTCGAAAAGGTTCACGGCCTCCACATTTTTGACTATGGTGCGGCGCACCCAGAGTACAGCAACCTCTTCAACCAAGCCATGGCCTGCAACGCCAACATGGTGATAAAGGCCATCTTGTCTAAATACAGAGAAATAGGTCGCCTCTCTTATTAA